In a genomic window of Terriglobales bacterium:
- a CDS encoding cysteine hydrolase family protein, which produces MKRALLVIDVQNEYFTGKLPVSYPHNSLPNVLRAIDAANENKTPVVLIQHAAPQPDSAVFREGSAEWQLRPEIAARPHQRLIHKNLPGSFTGTELESWLRERGVDTVVISGYMTQLCCDTTARQALHLGFNVEFLSDATGTLDIKNEAGAVTAEELHRAILVTQQMRFSKVLKTEDWIGNLQRSVVSR; this is translated from the coding sequence ATGAAACGCGCCCTGCTTGTTATCGACGTCCAGAATGAATACTTCACCGGCAAGCTGCCGGTGAGCTATCCACACAATTCGCTGCCGAACGTTCTTCGCGCCATCGATGCTGCCAATGAAAACAAGACCCCGGTAGTTCTCATCCAGCATGCTGCGCCGCAGCCGGATAGCGCTGTATTCCGCGAGGGGAGCGCGGAATGGCAACTTCGTCCCGAGATTGCCGCGCGCCCGCACCAGAGGCTCATCCATAAGAATCTTCCTGGCAGCTTCACCGGAACCGAGCTGGAATCCTGGCTGCGCGAGCGCGGCGTCGACACCGTGGTCATCTCCGGCTACATGACCCAGCTGTGCTGCGACACTACCGCACGCCAGGCACTGCACCTCGGCTTCAACGTGGAATTTCTCTCAGATGCAACCGGTACGCTGGATATTAAGAATGAAGCAGGCGCAGTTACCGCCGAGGAATTGCATCGCGCCATCCTGGTGACGCAGCAGATGCGGTTCAGCAAAGTGCTGAAGACGGAGGACTGGATCGGAAATCTCCAGCGCTCAGTAGTTAGCCGCTGA
- the amrS gene encoding AmmeMemoRadiSam system radical SAM enzyme, whose translation MPALKDILEQNVRKAAPELVETLDDKGRLRCFSCGHCCPIPEGQAGVCRVRFNRGGHLYVPWGYVGGVQCDPIEKKPFFHAYPGALAYSFGMLGCDLHCSYCQNWVTSQALRDPGAVTPPLGASPEVLVQQALRQGARVLVSTYNEPLITSEWAVAIFKEAKAAGLKTGFVSNGNGTPQVLEFLRPWVDLYKVDLKSFDDHHYRKLGGRLQPILDTIRRLKAMDFWVEIVSLLIPGFNDSDDELKRMAEFLASVSPEIPWHVTAFHSDYKMEDTPNTPPETLLRAAQFGHEAGLKFIYAGNLPGEVEGLENTWCPTCSQLLIERFGYYIVKYKLTSTGECPKCHTRIPGHWDAKFGGQITSHPYSPGLRLLSRK comes from the coding sequence ATGCCAGCCCTCAAGGACATCCTGGAGCAGAACGTCCGCAAAGCCGCGCCCGAACTAGTCGAGACTCTGGACGACAAAGGCCGGCTGCGTTGCTTCTCTTGCGGACATTGCTGCCCCATCCCCGAGGGCCAGGCTGGGGTCTGCCGGGTGCGCTTCAATCGTGGCGGGCACCTGTATGTCCCGTGGGGCTATGTCGGCGGCGTGCAGTGCGACCCGATCGAGAAGAAGCCCTTTTTCCACGCCTATCCGGGTGCACTGGCCTACAGCTTCGGCATGTTGGGATGCGATCTGCACTGCTCCTATTGCCAGAACTGGGTGACCTCGCAGGCGCTTCGCGATCCTGGCGCGGTAACTCCTCCGCTGGGGGCGTCGCCGGAAGTGCTGGTTCAGCAAGCGCTGCGCCAGGGCGCGCGGGTTCTGGTCAGCACCTACAATGAGCCGCTGATCACTAGCGAGTGGGCGGTAGCCATCTTCAAGGAGGCTAAGGCGGCTGGACTGAAGACAGGCTTCGTTTCCAACGGCAATGGCACACCCCAGGTGCTGGAATTCCTGCGACCCTGGGTCGATCTCTATAAAGTCGATCTCAAAAGCTTCGATGATCACCACTACCGCAAGCTAGGCGGGCGGCTGCAGCCGATCCTGGACACGATTCGCCGCCTGAAGGCGATGGACTTCTGGGTTGAGATTGTCAGCTTGCTGATCCCCGGCTTCAACGATTCCGACGATGAACTGAAGCGCATGGCTGAATTCCTGGCGAGCGTCTCACCGGAAATTCCCTGGCACGTGACGGCATTCCACTCTGATTACAAGATGGAAGATACCCCGAACACGCCGCCGGAGACCCTGCTGCGCGCGGCACAATTCGGGCACGAGGCAGGGTTGAAATTCATCTATGCCGGAAATCTGCCGGGCGAAGTGGAGGGACTGGAAAATACCTGGTGCCCAACGTGCAGTCAGCTGCTGATCGAACGCTTCGGATACTACATCGTGAAGTACAAGTTGACATCCACCGGCGAATGCCCGAAATGTCACACTCGCATTCCAGGCCACTGGGACGCGAAGTTCGGCGGCCAGATCACCTCGCATCCGTATTCGCCGGGCCTGAGGCTCCTGAGCCGGAAGTGA